In Anopheles bellator chromosome 2, idAnoBellAS_SP24_06.2, whole genome shotgun sequence, the genomic stretch CGCCAGTTACAGATTCTGCTGTACACCGATCTTCTGGGTTTCTGCCTGGCGGAGCTGAACGCCCAGATGCGCTGGACGATCGAGCTGAGCCGGGCGGCCACGGAGTACGGTGGcccccggacggacggacaaatCTGTGGCAACCTCAGTCGGCTGATGGGCGTGTTTGAGCGCTTCTATCGATTGCTCGGCCAGCTGAACCGGGCTTTCGGTTGCTCGCTGCTCGTCATCAAGATTATCAACCACGGGTACTTGCTAACCGACACCTACTGGATCGTGTACGGCATCATGAAAGGGCGTCTGTTTCAAGCGATGTGTAGGTGACACGCTAAACGATCGCCCAAGATGTGTGTGCTAAGATGCTGTGTGCTCTCCGTAGACTTGCAGGCGTGCTTATCGTCGAAGATCATCTGCCTGCTGTTGAACGCGCACTCGAACGAACAGATCGTGCTGGAGTGCGTCCGGTTGCGTGAACTTTTACACCGCATCGACCTGGGCTGGCAGCTGCGGAGTGTCCGTGGTTGGCGCATGGTGCGCAACTTCTTACTCCAACTGGAcacgtcggtgtcggtgtcggtgaatGCGATCAGTATGTTCAAAATAGACTACGGTCTCATGATGAGCGTAAGCAGATGAACCCCCCCCCGGTCGTGGTCCCCCATTGATCGACAGCGAAACTCTAGAATGCGTGTCTTTATTCCAACAGATCATCTTGAATGTTGCCACCTCGATATCGATCTTCATTCAGGCAACGGCGTGATCGATGGCGAGACCGAGACGTTCCCCACGACTGACTCCGATGCGGCGGTTGCATCCTCCTTCGGCATAAACTGTATAAAAATGACCATGTAAGTCGCGATTGCAGCTGCCATCTGGAGTCAAGTGGAAAACCGATTTGTTAAATACATTCGAAAAGGGGAGGCAACTGGCGTACCTCTTTCAACAGGACCAAGTCCAGGTCGAAAAATCCGCCCAGCGAGAAGTAGAGCGGAGTGTGCTGAAGCAAGAGGGACAAGCTTTCAACCTGATAGGAGGAAGTGGGGGAAACAATGTTGAATGAAACATGAAGGCGTACCATTTTGCTACAAGTGCATTGGATAGGTCCCAGGGTCGTGCCTTTTTAATTCATGAGCTGATTAGGAGTGAAAGCAACACAGTCACTTCGTGTCACACAAATTGCACTCGCAATACGAACCATTTTGCCGAGCAGATCCACTTCGTCACCGTTCCGATGGTGCAACAATTGTCCCATCTGGCTAACCTGCGGCGAGAGAGAAACCGAGAAACCCGTCACCGAGGGGCCGACTTGAGACGGTGAGTCAGGACACGTTACCTGGCTTTTGCAGTTCTCGCAGGCTGCCAGCAGGATGCCGAGTGCTGCGAACGTTGCCACGATGCTCAAAATATATCCTGTCGGGATGAGAGTGCAATTTTTTGGGGAAGGTTAGTGTCGCTTACGTTAGACGGTGAAATGGTGTCagcaaaaatcaattcgaTGGTGGTCGTGGCGAGGAATATTTTTAGCCCATCAACTGGATTACTGGGTGGGCTGGAACCGTGTCAGAACGGAATCTTACCGAAAATATCGTCAAACTGATTGAGATAGAGCAGCGAGTACATCGTGTAGAGGTCGCAAGTGCACTGTATAAAGTTTTGGAGCAGGTTGACCAGTTGCGAGTAGACGCAGCAGCCGTTCAGGTCTGAGGCAGTGTGCCACAGGGACAGGTACGTCCTTTGGATGCGCAACATTCGCTGGACACTGTTCACTTCACGGCCGGTGTTGACCGTTGGCCAGGCAGATGGCTCGGCCCGATGGAGCACGTTCCAACGGGACTCCTTACGCTCGCCCCTGTTTCCACTGACGATTGAAGTCAGCTGCCGGCACAGGACCCCAAACCGCGCGGCCAGCCGGTCAATGTGGTACGTGTGGTGCAGATGCTTGAGGCGGATGATGAAGAGCGACGGCACCGTCAGGAACCAGATCGCCTGCTGGACCGAGCCCGTGACCAGATTCGCCAGAACACCCAGTTCGGCGGTGCACACGACAAGCACAAACACTAGCAACTTGTTCCGATAGCGCCGATTGGCCAGAAGCAAATCCGCGCTGGCCGCCGAACCCGTCAGCCACTGCAGCTGGCCATCGATCGCCGAGAACCGCCGGTCTATGGCACGGTACGCGTTCCGTGCCAGGAACGCCTCGAGAAGGACCAACAGGTGCGCCACGACGGTGATCGAGCTTTTGATGAAGGGAATGAAATTGATCCGCCCGCTCGCCGGGTGTCGCGGGTCGGCGAAAAGCCACTTTCGTTCGGCCACGCAAAACACAAGGACACCGACGTACAGGACAATGTTGGCGGTGCACCAGAGGAGGGCCAGTGCGGACAGCACCGGAAACGACTCGGTGGCAAACGATTGCAGGCCGCACAGCTGAAAGATGAGTGTCGGCAGCATTTTTCAACTGTCGGACGGCTGCAGCTGAACTAACGCGCCGAAGACCTAATGGTGACCGAGATTTATTCGCAGCGAAGACTCTGACTGACGTGGGAAAATTTTCAGCTGTTTGCTTGATGACGCTGATTAATGGAGTTTGAATTTCGGGACCCCCCGGCGACAGGCTTGACAGTTTTTGGAGGATTGTTAATGAGGTCTCGATGTGCTTTCTGTTCACTAATTAAGAATTGATGCATCTGGCTTCGTGCAATGGCGACCGCTGTGGGTGGGTAATTTAGAATGGATTTGGGTTCTAGTTCAGCGCCCTAAACGCCACTCAGATTGTGCTCTTTGTTGTAATCATCGAAGGTGTCCGTCTTTGGGATGAAGTTAATGTAAATCACTAGATACGTCGTTATTGATGCGAATATCTGAAAGAATTGAGGACTTATTAGCTACTGGCAACACACCACAGATCCAGGCCAGACATACCGTGGTTAGGGCACCCAAATTGAGTTCGAAAAAGTTGGCCGCTGAAAAATGTACCCTTTCGTTGTTGAGTTGTTTCGAAAAGCGTTGAATCTGTTCcgaagcaaaaagaaataaatggCCTGATGGGATTCTCGTTTTACAAACCGTTTCGGAACGATACTCCACCAAATCGATCGTTCGGACAGGAAGAGGATCACAAAGCACGTTGTGGAGATGATAGAATGTCATTTCGCCCTGCAAAAAGGGAACGGATCACGAGTCACGTAGGGAAGCTTCGGAAAAATTCCGAGCCCTTGAAATATACCTCGTTCAGGCAGCGCTGGCAGCTGGAGAACAGCATGTAGAACATCAGCAGCGGTGAAATGGCGCACAGGAAGGACTCGACCTTGTACAGGTTTCCGTCGTAATACAAACTGGCGTACATCCAGTATCCGTCGATCGTGGTGCAGATAAACAACATCACGATAACGCAGAACAGTTGCCACCCGAACCGATCGTTCACGTCGCCGGTTAGTTCCTTCATAATGTTTTGCACCGCCTTCAATCGTACGAGCCGATGATGGATCTCATTAGGCGAAAGGTGAACTTTCGATGAGAACGTCTCCGGCACCTCGTTACGACCCGTTAGCTGTAGCTGGTGGTTGACCATTGCGTACCGATTCCGTATGTACTCGACGTGCAAGAGAAAGAACGAATCCCCGATTCGTATCAGTATGAAGAACCAGATCTTGAACCACCAGTTCCGATACCACACCACGTTGGCGGAGATCCGCGAAATGATGAATAGCTCGTTCACTGTCGGTATCACGTTGTAGATCAGCACGCTTTGtttgcacgcacgcaccagTTTGTGGTTGAAACGATCCAGAATCCCCGGGGTTAACTCTATGCGCTCGTCGATACTGTCCATCAGTCGGGCGATGCGGCGCTGAAGAGGTAGCTTGACGACCGATAGCACTACCGACACTAGTGGCACCGCCAGGGGGATCTCGAATTGGATCGCATCGGCAAACGTTCCGGTGGCGTCACTTAGGAAGAAAATGGTGCCTGGATTGATCAGGGAAAACGCGATGATGCCCAGCTCGATGACGATATAAGAGGATACGATGACCGCGGTCAGGGTGTAGAGAGATGATAGCACTTGCCCTTGCAACGGTACCAGTGCCAAGCCAAGAAGCTGGAACATTGGATAAATCGGCCCGAACCGGTGATCGTAGTGTGGCCGCCTAGTTGATGTCATCGTGGCAGGACTTCGACCCAGACTAAAGTTGGATTCCAAACAGAGAATGTGTTTATTTGATAATGTATGCTTTGTAGATCGTACCTTTCATTACCCGATACATTATTCAATTCACTCTGACACGACGATTAATTTACATCGTCATCCGCGCTGTGTGACCCTCCGTCGGCcagatttcttttttcgacaCCAAACTGAACCCGATTCACGATTCAATTACCTTCCGCAAACAGCAGTCCGACGTCATCGGTcgttttgattaaaattagaTCCGTACATAAGCATAAGCGAACCGTTTTTCCATCCAACTCCGTCCGGGTTTTTGGGCAAGTTTGcgaagtaaattaaattttcaccatACGTGTCCACCTTCCCGTTTAGCGCGAATAATGCAACTCCAGCGCAAGTGACAAATTGCATGATGAAAATTGCATTCAGTCCGTTCGGTATAATTACTGTTTTCTTACCACGGTTGGCTGCAGTTAGAAGTATTTGCCTAACCCAGATAGGAAatgggccagcagcagcaacaatgggCGGTGGTTTTGTGGTACGCTCGGTTTTTCCAGTGCATCGGTTTTCAGCCGTATGGACTGGAAGATGACAAAATCAATCAGTTTCTGCTCCTTACGGTGGTTCAGTTCCTTGCCATCGGCACCAATCTGTTTCTGGTGACATACGACCACCGGTGTATCCTTTACACCTGCGAATCAATCGGAATGGTTGTGGACTGGGTCAAAGTGACGACGATTGTGTCTGCCTACTGTGTCATTTATGTGGAACTGTTTCGTACCCGCGAAACGGTCGGTTCGTTCTGGAATCGGATGTACCGGATTCATGTTGCTCTCGAAGGACGAAACATGGTCAATCACCGGCAGCTAAGACGTACGCAGCGATGCTACTGGGCGTTTGTGGTCGCATCCTTCATCTATGTTGCTGCCAGCGATGGCATTTACTTTGCTACGGCAGCCAGCGATGGGTCCAAGATATTTATAAAGTACCTGTTCTGGCTGCAGTTTGTTCTGCATCTGAAAGAGCATCAGCTGTTGTATCCATCGATCGTTTTGAACTTTTATATCCGCGCAACGCACGATTGGCTCCAACATCATCTCCATTTGCTGCGCTATTCGGAAAAGCTGAACAGTTCGCGCTACACACGGTTTCTGATCGGTCGCATTCAATCTCTGAAGCTAATCCACGGAGATCTTTATCGGTGTAGTGTGGACCTGAACGCAGCCTTCGGGTGGACAGCTTTGGCCATCTACTGCAAAACCTACATCGCGATACTCTCCAACTCGTACTGGGTTGTGTTTTGGACGCTGAACGGTCAGCCGCATCTGTCGATAAGTATGAAACGCAAAAGTattacaaaatgaaaaaaaagataGTTGTAAGGTATCAATCTGGTTCCAGAAATTGCCAGCCAACTCCTGGTTAGAATGGTGTTTATGTCGGCGATGTATTACGTTAACAATGCAGCTATGGACGCGGGCAGACACTTTCGCTATACTCTTCATAAGATTGATCTTAAGGCGCAACTGGACAGTACCCCGAACTACATTATGGTATGTTTGACCTAAACTGAGCTACTAACTTTACCAAACACATTCCTTTGTAGGTGGAAAGTTTTATACGACAAGCAAATTTGGAACGCATAAAAGTAACAGCGGCTGACTGCATTACAATGAATTTCAAA encodes the following:
- the LOC131207852 gene encoding putative gustatory receptor 2a, coding for MLPTLIFQLCGLQSFATESFPVLSALALLWCTANIVLYVGVLVFCVAERKWLFADPRHPASGRINFIPFIKSSITVVAHLLVLLEAFLARNAYRAIDRRFSAIDGQLQWLTGSAASADLLLANRRYRNKLLVFVLVVCTAELGVLANLVTGSVQQAIWFLTVPSLFIIRLKHLHHTYHIDRLAARFGVLCRQLTSIVSGNRGERKESRWNVLHRAEPSAWPTVNTGREVNSVQRMLRIQRTYLSLWHTASDLNGCCVYSQLVNLLQNFIQCTCDLYTMYSLLYLNQFDDIFGYILSIVATFAALGILLAACENCKSQVSQMGQLLHHRNGDEVDLLGKMVESLSLLLQHTPLYFSLGGFFDLDLVLLKEMAAAIATYMVIFIQFMPKEDATAASESVVGNVSVSPSITPLPE
- the LOC131207851 gene encoding uncharacterized protein LOC131207851, producing MSNLQGQFSKVILFYRTVAFHCFRFDEHPTRSKDSIFFTLLNVCLMTTLFWWIYQHQSLVLFTDDAPGYVIDFSKFLLIAVVYFTVLLESWFYRKVVANIWSELDLVYRAIASPNWARLQRRHFTIVGCFLVYMSFWELSFAYGVNGTARGTNFTITFWLLFTLIHLRQLQILLYTDLLGFCLAELNAQMRWTIELSRAATEYGGPRTDGQICGNLSRLMGVFERFYRLLGQLNRAFGCSLLVIKIINHGYLLTDTYWIVYGIMKGRLFQAMYLQACLSSKIICLLLNAHSNEQIVLECVRLRELLHRIDLGWQLRSVRGWRMVRNFLLQLDTSVSVSVNAISMFKIDYGLMMSVSR